From the genome of Yersinia enterocolitica, one region includes:
- a CDS encoding DUF1097 domain-containing protein, which produces MNIILMIAITTGILSGVWGWVAVSLGLISWAGFLGCTAYFACPQGGLKGLLITLLTCLSGVFWAMMIIQGSALQPEWTILGYVLTGLVAFLMCIQACQQWLSFVPGTFIGACATFAGNGNWKLVVASLLVGVVFGYAMKNSGLWLAARRGQGRRSLGAPVDID; this is translated from the coding sequence ATGAACATTATTCTGATGATTGCCATTACCACCGGCATTCTCTCGGGTGTCTGGGGCTGGGTAGCGGTCAGTTTAGGGCTAATCAGTTGGGCTGGTTTCCTTGGCTGTACCGCCTATTTCGCTTGCCCACAAGGTGGTTTAAAAGGATTACTGATTACGCTGTTAACCTGCCTGAGCGGGGTGTTCTGGGCGATGATGATTATCCAGGGCAGTGCCTTGCAACCGGAATGGACCATCCTTGGGTATGTTTTAACAGGGCTTGTGGCGTTTTTGATGTGCATCCAGGCCTGCCAGCAGTGGTTATCATTTGTTCCAGGTACTTTTATCGGCGCTTGCGCTACTTTTGCCGGTAATGGTAATTGGAAGCTGGTGGTTGCTTCATTGTTAGTCGGGGTGGTATTTGGCTACGCTATGAAGAACAGCGGGTTGTGGTTGGCGGCGCGGCGGGGTCAAGGGAGGCGCTCCTTGGGAGCGCCGGTTGATATTGATTAG
- a CDS encoding YhcH/YjgK/YiaL family protein, protein MILDELKSAANNPIYPDVIRRTLAAICKMDLVNLPAGEQEIEGREIYLNHIIAATKPLYEQAPELHRYYIDIHILLEGSEVIGASPSTQGQRPTMDFDSERDYGLFEGITTETLLTLAPGDIALLFPGELHRPMGTLGDIAPIRKIVVKVANHLI, encoded by the coding sequence ATGATACTTGATGAACTGAAAAGCGCGGCGAATAATCCAATCTATCCAGATGTTATCCGCCGCACCCTTGCGGCTATCTGCAAAATGGATTTGGTTAACCTGCCAGCGGGCGAGCAAGAAATCGAAGGGCGTGAGATTTACTTAAATCATATTATCGCCGCGACCAAGCCACTATATGAACAAGCCCCTGAATTACACCGTTACTATATTGATATTCATATTTTGCTGGAAGGTAGTGAAGTGATTGGTGCGTCGCCATCCACACAGGGCCAGCGCCCGACGATGGATTTTGATAGCGAGCGGGATTATGGGTTGTTTGAAGGTATTACTACCGAAACCTTGTTAACACTGGCGCCGGGTGATATTGCCCTGCTGTTCCCCGGCGAGTTACATCGCCCGATGGGAACATTAGGTGACATCGCACCGATTCGTAAGATCGTGGTTAAAGTGGCGAATCATCTTATCTGA
- the idnK gene encoding gluconokinase has protein sequence MSGKCIIVMGVSGTGKSCVGQALAQALNAKFIDGDDLHPRANIQKMASGQPLNDVDRAPWLERLSDVAYSLQQKNEVGFLVCSALKKQYRDRLRASNQGIRFLWLSGDYDLVLHRMQQRAGHFMPESLLQSQFATLEVPGISEPDVIQIDISPDVAGVVKHCIAALEHENSVSHCA, from the coding sequence ATGTCTGGGAAATGCATTATTGTTATGGGCGTATCCGGCACGGGGAAATCCTGCGTCGGTCAAGCACTGGCACAAGCGCTTAACGCCAAGTTTATTGATGGTGATGACCTACACCCGCGCGCCAACATCCAAAAAATGGCCTCAGGTCAGCCGCTAAATGATGTTGATCGTGCTCCTTGGTTAGAACGGTTAAGTGATGTGGCCTATAGCCTGCAACAGAAAAATGAAGTCGGTTTTTTAGTCTGTTCGGCGCTGAAAAAGCAGTATCGCGATCGTTTGCGTGCCAGCAATCAAGGGATACGTTTTCTGTGGCTGAGCGGTGATTACGATTTGGTGCTACACAGAATGCAGCAGCGCGCTGGGCATTTTATGCCTGAAAGCCTGTTGCAAAGCCAATTCGCAACCCTGGAAGTACCGGGTATCAGTGAACCGGATGTTATCCAGATAGATATTTCGCCCGACGTCGCCGGTGTGGTTAAGCACTGTATTGCCGCGCTGGAGCATGAAAATAGCGTGAGTCATTGCGCCTAA
- a CDS encoding 3-oxoacyl-ACP reductase (Involved in the nonphosphorylative, ketogenic oxidation of glucose and oxidizes gluconate to 5-ketogluconate) gives MKNLFSLENRKVLITGSAQGIGFLLAKGLAEFGAEIIINDITAERAEKAVAELRASGFIAHAAAFNVTNHDAVNEAIEQIESSIGAIDILINNAGIQRRHAFTEFPEKDWDDVIAVNQKSVFLVSQAVSRYMVKRQRGKIINICSMQSELGRDTITPYAASKGAVKMLTRGMCVELARYNIQVNGIAPGYFKTDMTKALVDDKAFTDWLCKRTPAARWGDPEELIGAAVYLSSKASDFVNGHLLFVDGGMLVAV, from the coding sequence ATGAAGAATTTATTTTCGTTAGAAAACCGCAAAGTATTAATTACGGGATCTGCTCAAGGCATTGGTTTTTTATTAGCGAAAGGCCTGGCCGAATTTGGTGCAGAGATAATTATTAATGATATTACCGCAGAACGAGCGGAAAAAGCCGTGGCGGAATTACGTGCTAGCGGTTTTATTGCTCATGCTGCCGCCTTTAATGTGACTAATCACGATGCGGTTAATGAAGCCATTGAACAAATAGAAAGTAGCATCGGTGCTATCGATATTTTAATTAATAATGCCGGCATTCAGCGCCGCCATGCCTTTACTGAATTCCCAGAAAAAGATTGGGATGACGTGATTGCGGTCAACCAGAAGTCCGTATTCTTGGTTTCACAGGCCGTATCCCGCTATATGGTTAAACGTCAACGCGGCAAAATTATCAATATCTGCTCGATGCAAAGCGAATTAGGCCGCGACACTATTACCCCCTATGCCGCCTCTAAAGGTGCGGTAAAAATGCTAACTCGTGGTATGTGTGTTGAGCTGGCTCGCTATAATATTCAGGTCAATGGTATCGCACCTGGCTATTTCAAAACGGATATGACAAAAGCGTTGGTAGATGATAAAGCCTTTACTGATTGGTTATGTAAACGGACACCGGCTGCTCGCTGGGGAGACCCGGAAGAGTTGATTGGTGCTGCGGTTTATCTCTCCTCCAAAGCCTCTGATTTCGTGAATGGTCATCTGTTGTTTGTTGATGGCGGGATGTTAGTTGCAGTTTAA
- a CDS encoding LacI family DNA-binding transcriptional regulator — protein sequence MKNQRVTLQDIALLAGVTKMTVSRYLRTPEKVAPETAERIAQVMAEVNYAPDSEGENGFNQKIPRIGILIPSFNNQIFSDLLAGIESVTAASGYQTLVVNYNYDKEREEQQIVNLLSCQISGLILTDSEHTLRADKYLNAAEIPVAQVMDLEPQFNRITVGFNNYQAAYDMTATLLASGKQNIVYFGSMSDVRDRKRYQGYSQAMIDTGFTPLHITPNKVSSVSIGAGMLALARQMYPQVDAIFCTNDDMAVGVLQECLKIGMAIPAEMAISGFHGLDIGQATTPVLASVTTPRFEMGKVAAEILIKKINKIPTIEQVDLHYRISLGGTI from the coding sequence ATGAAAAACCAGCGTGTTACGTTACAGGATATCGCGTTACTTGCAGGCGTGACCAAAATGACTGTCAGCCGCTACTTACGCACGCCGGAAAAAGTGGCTCCAGAGACGGCTGAGCGTATTGCTCAAGTGATGGCGGAGGTTAATTATGCTCCTGATTCTGAAGGGGAAAATGGTTTCAATCAAAAGATCCCGCGTATTGGTATCTTGATACCTTCCTTTAATAACCAGATTTTCTCTGACTTGCTGGCGGGTATTGAATCGGTAACCGCTGCCAGCGGCTATCAAACGCTGGTGGTTAACTATAACTATGATAAAGAACGTGAGGAGCAGCAGATCGTTAATCTGTTGTCCTGTCAGATCTCAGGTCTGATACTCACTGATTCAGAACATACCTTACGTGCTGATAAGTATTTGAATGCAGCCGAAATTCCGGTTGCACAAGTGATGGATTTAGAGCCACAGTTCAATCGTATTACCGTTGGTTTTAATAATTATCAGGCTGCCTACGATATGACAGCGACACTATTGGCCAGTGGTAAGCAGAATATTGTCTATTTTGGCTCGATGTCAGATGTACGAGATCGCAAACGTTATCAGGGATATAGCCAGGCGATGATAGATACAGGATTTACGCCATTGCATATCACTCCTAATAAGGTCTCTTCTGTCTCGATCGGGGCTGGGATGCTAGCTCTGGCACGACAAATGTATCCGCAGGTTGATGCTATTTTCTGTACTAATGATGATATGGCCGTCGGCGTGTTACAAGAATGTCTGAAAATAGGCATGGCGATACCGGCTGAAATGGCAATTTCGGGTTTCCATGGCTTAGATATCGGCCAGGCAACCACCCCGGTGCTGGCCAGTGTTACCACCCCACGGTTTGAAATGGGTAAAGTTGCAGCGGAAATTCTGATTAAGAAAATAAATAAAATCCCTACAATTGAACAGGTTGACCTGCATTACCGCATTTCACTCGGTGGGACTATCTGA
- a CDS encoding 2-hydroxyacid dehydrogenase: MKNSKQAVLIIAPVMDYLTEKLEQTFTVHKLFQVTDHAEFFAEQGQNIKGIVTRGDIGVSNEVLALLPEVQIISIFGVGTDAVDLATTHERNIIVTTTPGVLTDDVADTALGLIIATSRRLCLADKFLRAGQWPHSTLPLSSKVTGKRLGVFGMGQIGQAIARRAAGFDMQIAYTDKAHNETLPYQYMPDLMSLASQSDILVVAISGGKDSAGLVNKTVFAAMPNHAILINIARGSMVNQDDLILALQQQNIGGAGLDVFADEPNVPPALIEMDNVVLLPHIASATTETRIQMSDIVFSNILAHFSGEKAPTAITYK, encoded by the coding sequence ATGAAAAACAGCAAACAAGCCGTATTAATCATCGCTCCGGTAATGGACTATTTAACTGAAAAATTGGAGCAAACCTTTACTGTTCATAAACTCTTCCAGGTTACCGATCATGCTGAGTTTTTTGCAGAACAGGGGCAGAATATTAAAGGCATAGTGACCCGTGGTGATATTGGTGTCAGCAATGAGGTGTTGGCACTGTTGCCTGAAGTGCAGATAATCTCAATCTTTGGCGTCGGTACCGATGCGGTGGATTTAGCAACCACCCACGAGCGCAATATTATTGTTACTACCACTCCCGGTGTACTGACTGACGATGTTGCTGATACCGCGCTGGGGCTAATCATTGCGACTTCTCGTCGCCTGTGTCTGGCTGATAAATTCCTGCGTGCCGGACAGTGGCCGCACAGTACTTTGCCATTATCATCTAAGGTTACCGGCAAGCGTCTGGGGGTCTTTGGTATGGGGCAGATTGGCCAAGCCATTGCTCGCCGAGCGGCGGGGTTTGATATGCAAATTGCCTATACCGACAAAGCACACAACGAAACGCTGCCCTACCAATATATGCCTGATCTTATGAGTCTTGCCAGCCAAAGCGATATTCTGGTGGTCGCAATCTCGGGAGGGAAAGACAGTGCCGGTTTGGTGAATAAAACCGTTTTTGCTGCGATGCCTAATCACGCCATTTTGATCAATATTGCCCGGGGCAGTATGGTGAATCAGGATGATTTAATCCTTGCGTTGCAGCAGCAAAATATTGGTGGTGCGGGCTTAGATGTTTTTGCCGATGAGCCTAATGTGCCACCAGCATTGATCGAGATGGATAATGTGGTCTTGCTGCCACACATTGCTAGTGCAACGACGGAAACTCGAATTCAAATGAGCGATATTGTCTTCTCAAATATATTAGCCCATTTTTCTGGTGAAAAAGCCCCTACGGCGATCACCTATAAATAA
- a CDS encoding MFS transporter, with amino-acid sequence MDSKIPNARWFRVIVPIMIACIISFMDRVNISFALPGGMESDLAITSQMAGLAGGIFFIGYLFLQVPGGRIAVHGSGRKFIAYSLCVWAVVSILTGFVTNHYQLLFLRFVLGVSEGGMLPVVLTMVSNWFPEREIGRANAFVMMFAPIGGMFTAPLSGFIINALDWRWLFFLEGSLSAVVLVMWWFVISDRPEEAKWLSARERDYLVTELARERAERMLDAPVTNAPLKAVFLNKGLMKLVALNFFYQTGDYGYTLWLPTILKNLTGGNMASVGILAILPFIATTAGIYFISALSDRTGKRRLLIMVSLFCFAAGLVTSVIFRHNVLVSYLALVVCGFFLKAATSPFWSIPGRIAVPEVAGGARGVINGLGNLGGFCGPYLVGVMIFFYGQSAAVCMLAGSLIIAGLITLTLPKECDVEVSTAGKGIADKGLAKAKRA; translated from the coding sequence ATGGACAGTAAGATCCCTAATGCCCGTTGGTTTCGCGTTATTGTTCCAATAATGATTGCTTGTATTATTTCTTTTATGGACCGGGTAAATATTAGTTTTGCATTACCTGGTGGTATGGAAAGTGATCTAGCAATTACCAGTCAAATGGCTGGTTTAGCGGGCGGTATTTTCTTTATTGGTTATTTATTTCTACAAGTACCGGGTGGCCGTATTGCGGTTCATGGCAGCGGCAGAAAATTTATTGCTTACTCTCTTTGTGTTTGGGCCGTCGTCTCGATTCTGACCGGTTTTGTCACTAATCATTATCAACTGCTATTCCTGCGCTTTGTGCTCGGGGTGTCAGAAGGCGGCATGCTGCCAGTGGTGCTGACTATGGTCAGTAACTGGTTCCCGGAACGCGAAATCGGCCGGGCCAATGCTTTTGTCATGATGTTTGCCCCAATTGGCGGCATGTTCACCGCACCGCTATCGGGTTTCATTATTAATGCTCTGGACTGGCGTTGGCTGTTTTTCCTCGAAGGTTCACTGTCAGCCGTGGTGCTGGTGATGTGGTGGTTTGTTATCAGTGACCGACCAGAGGAAGCTAAATGGTTGTCGGCAAGGGAGCGCGATTATCTGGTGACTGAGTTGGCGCGGGAACGGGCTGAACGGATGCTCGATGCTCCGGTGACCAATGCGCCATTAAAGGCGGTATTCCTGAATAAAGGCTTGATGAAACTGGTCGCACTGAACTTCTTTTATCAGACCGGCGATTATGGTTATACCTTATGGCTGCCGACCATCTTGAAAAACCTAACCGGCGGTAATATGGCTTCCGTCGGTATTCTGGCGATTTTACCCTTTATTGCCACCACTGCCGGTATCTACTTCATTTCTGCCTTGTCGGACAGAACCGGTAAGCGCCGACTGCTGATTATGGTTTCCCTGTTCTGCTTCGCCGCCGGTCTGGTGACGTCGGTGATTTTCCGCCACAACGTACTGGTCTCTTACTTGGCACTGGTGGTGTGCGGGTTCTTCCTCAAAGCCGCAACCAGTCCATTTTGGTCAATTCCGGGCCGTATCGCGGTGCCTGAAGTGGCGGGTGGCGCACGCGGGGTGATCAATGGCTTAGGCAATCTGGGCGGTTTCTGTGGCCCGTATCTGGTAGGCGTGATGATTTTCTTCTATGGACAGAGCGCGGCAGTTTGCATGCTGGCAGGCTCCCTGATTATTGCGGGATTGATAACCTTAACCCTGCCGAAAGAGTGTGATGTTGAAGTTAGCACGGCGGGGAAGGGCATCGCTGACAAAGGTTTGGCTAAAGCTAAACGCGCTTAA
- a CDS encoding heme-degrading domain-containing protein, whose product MNLQQQLARCQQHQQLLQLPHFNHETAWRLGEKIKCQAERQGVALAIDITVNRQTLFSYAMLGTSAENHDWLRRKRNVVELLNTSSYAAGLMLQQRQTSLEARYGVSLRDYAALGGGFPLQVQQAGVIGSVNVSGAPHLDDHNLLLQVLADFIGLPLSSIELLTPLSE is encoded by the coding sequence ATGAATCTACAACAGCAATTAGCTCGCTGTCAGCAGCATCAACAACTACTGCAATTGCCTCATTTCAATCATGAAACGGCCTGGCGGTTGGGTGAGAAAATAAAGTGTCAGGCTGAGCGGCAAGGCGTGGCTCTGGCCATCGATATCACGGTAAATCGTCAGACACTGTTTAGTTATGCCATGTTGGGGACTAGCGCTGAAAACCATGACTGGCTGCGACGTAAGCGCAATGTGGTAGAGCTACTTAATACCAGCTCTTATGCCGCTGGCTTGATGTTACAGCAGCGTCAAACCTCACTGGAAGCACGCTATGGTGTCAGCTTGCGGGATTATGCCGCCTTGGGCGGTGGCTTTCCGTTACAGGTTCAACAGGCTGGTGTGATTGGTAGTGTGAATGTATCTGGCGCCCCCCATCTGGATGATCACAATCTGTTGTTACAGGTATTGGCAGATTTTATCGGCCTGCCTCTGAGCAGCATTGAACTTTTAACGCCCTTGAGTGAATAA
- a CDS encoding phosphogluconate dehydratase yields MAMNATLTRVTQRITARSVATRTAYLQRISAAKENTVRRSQLACGNLAHGFAACQPDDKIALKNMVRSDIAIITSYNDMLSAHQPYEHYPQQLKDALHAVGAVGQVAGGVPAMCDGVTQGQDGMELSLMSRDVIAMSAAIGLSHNMFDGALYLGVCDKIVPGLLMAALSFGHLPAVFVPAGPMASGLSNKEKVRVRQLFAEGKVDRQALLDAEAASYHSAGTCTFYGTANSNQMVMEVMGLHLPGSSFIQPNTPLRDALTAAAARQVTRLTETSGSYLPISQLVDEKVVVNGIVALLATGGSTNHTMHLVAMARAAGIIIDWDDFSELSEVIPQLCRIYPNGPADINYFQAAGGVALLVKELLQGGLLHEDVHTVAGFGLQRYTQEPYLDQGQLCWRDGAQQSLDETVIASIAMPFSPHGGTKVLSGNLGRAVMKTSAVPRDHQIIEGPAVVFESQHDIGPAFDAGALDRDCVVVVRYQGPRAIGMPELHKLMPPLGVLLDRGFKVALVTDGRLSGASGKVPSAIHVTPEAYCGGLLAKIRNGDRVRVDGVTGELSLLVDQAELAARHTDLPDIAAFHVGCGRELFGALREQLSGAEQGACCIRF; encoded by the coding sequence ATGGCGATGAACGCGACCCTCACCCGAGTCACGCAACGTATTACTGCGCGATCCGTAGCCACCCGTACTGCCTATTTGCAACGTATCAGCGCGGCTAAGGAAAATACAGTTCGCCGTTCGCAACTGGCCTGTGGCAATTTGGCGCACGGTTTTGCGGCCTGCCAGCCGGACGACAAAATAGCGCTGAAGAACATGGTACGCAGCGATATCGCGATTATTACCTCCTATAACGACATGCTATCGGCACATCAGCCGTATGAACATTATCCGCAACAACTAAAAGATGCCTTGCATGCTGTGGGGGCAGTCGGCCAGGTGGCGGGCGGTGTTCCGGCGATGTGTGACGGGGTGACGCAAGGGCAGGATGGCATGGAACTGTCGCTGATGAGCCGCGATGTAATTGCGATGTCTGCGGCGATTGGCCTGTCACATAATATGTTTGATGGTGCACTCTATCTTGGGGTGTGTGACAAAATTGTCCCCGGTTTGTTGATGGCGGCGTTGTCATTCGGTCATTTACCGGCGGTTTTTGTCCCCGCCGGGCCGATGGCCAGCGGCCTGTCTAATAAAGAAAAAGTGCGAGTGCGCCAGTTGTTTGCGGAGGGCAAAGTCGATAGACAGGCTTTATTGGACGCGGAAGCTGCCTCCTACCACAGTGCCGGTACCTGTACTTTTTACGGCACCGCCAACTCCAATCAGATGGTGATGGAGGTGATGGGGTTACACTTACCCGGCTCTTCCTTTATCCAGCCCAATACGCCGCTACGTGATGCGCTCACCGCCGCTGCCGCCCGTCAGGTCACGCGCCTGACAGAAACCAGCGGTAGCTATTTACCCATTAGTCAGTTGGTGGATGAAAAGGTGGTGGTCAATGGCATTGTGGCACTACTGGCGACCGGCGGTTCGACTAACCACACCATGCATTTAGTGGCGATGGCGCGCGCGGCGGGGATCATCATCGATTGGGATGATTTTTCTGAGTTATCGGAAGTGATACCACAGTTATGCCGCATTTATCCCAATGGCCCAGCAGATATCAACTACTTTCAGGCGGCCGGTGGTGTAGCGCTGCTGGTAAAAGAGCTGTTGCAGGGCGGTTTACTCCATGAAGATGTCCATACCGTGGCCGGATTTGGCTTGCAGCGCTATACCCAAGAGCCTTATCTGGATCAGGGGCAATTATGTTGGCGTGACGGGGCACAGCAATCGCTGGATGAAACTGTTATCGCCAGTATCGCGATGCCTTTCTCACCACATGGCGGCACCAAAGTCTTAAGTGGCAACCTAGGGCGGGCAGTGATGAAAACCTCGGCAGTACCGCGTGATCATCAGATCATTGAAGGCCCGGCCGTGGTGTTTGAAAGCCAGCACGACATTGGTCCGGCATTTGACGCAGGCGCACTGGATCGCGATTGCGTGGTGGTGGTGCGTTATCAGGGGCCGCGTGCTATTGGTATGCCGGAGTTGCATAAACTGATGCCACCATTAGGTGTATTACTGGACCGTGGCTTTAAGGTGGCACTGGTCACCGATGGCCGCTTGTCTGGTGCGTCAGGTAAAGTGCCCTCAGCCATCCATGTGACACCCGAAGCGTATTGCGGTGGTTTGCTGGCGAAAATCCGTAATGGCGATCGGGTGCGTGTTGATGGTGTCACTGGCGAGCTTTCACTGTTAGTGGATCAAGCTGAACTGGCTGCCCGCCATACCGACTTGCCAGATATTGCTGCCTTCCACGTAGGATGTGGCCGTGAATTGTTTGGTGCATTGCGCGAACAACTTTCCGGTGCTGAGCAAGGGGCTTGTTGTATCCGTTTTTAG
- a CDS encoding DUF883 domain-containing protein yields MNRDKEQQTSLDDDLTMLTDTLEEVLRASGDAADESYQEIKARAEKALKEVQNRLNGRSECYIKRAKALACCTDDYVREKPWCSVGIGATAGLIVGLLIARR; encoded by the coding sequence ATGAACCGAGATAAAGAACAGCAAACCTCGCTGGATGACGATCTGACTATGCTGACCGATACGTTGGAAGAAGTGCTGCGCGCCTCGGGTGATGCGGCTGATGAAAGCTATCAAGAGATTAAAGCCCGGGCGGAAAAAGCATTAAAGGAGGTTCAGAACCGTTTGAATGGCCGCAGTGAATGCTATATCAAGCGGGCGAAAGCACTGGCGTGTTGCACCGATGATTATGTGCGTGAAAAACCTTGGTGCAGCGTAGGGATAGGGGCGACTGCTGGCTTGATCGTGGGGCTATTGATCGCCCGTCGCTGA
- a CDS encoding isochorismate synthase MenF, whose product MKQLSGLLGELRQKLRAGFPDQAGIRQIIVPAPGRIGSQLLEWLAAQCHFPQFYWLHREGHEEAAVCGQTRLFNDMQAADHFIQQHRDASGLRIWGLNAFEPVIVNQPADGAPLAQASFLFLPRIEILRRGEQTYLTLNLASDFSLQQDALHAISFIDQLVAARPLPALDTQVQHARHMPEYPQWRHLIQHALAEIEQQKMEKVVLARATQLTLDKPLSSGAFMAASRQVNHHCFHFMLRFDARRAFLGSSPERLYLRQQLHLETEALAGTVSSAETPEQAAELADWLMHDEKNQRENLLVVDDICQRLQGGVAAVDVMPPEIIRLRKVQHLRRCIHAQLTRASDTDCLQRLQPTAAVAGLPRNVARQFIAQYEPFSRGWYAGSAGYLSAKQTEFSVALRSARVEEQQVHLYAGAGIVAGSDPEQEWQEINNKSAGLRTLLESQL is encoded by the coding sequence GTGAAACAACTTTCTGGTTTGCTGGGTGAATTACGGCAGAAATTACGTGCCGGTTTCCCTGACCAGGCAGGTATCCGGCAAATTATCGTGCCCGCACCGGGTCGAATCGGTAGCCAACTATTAGAGTGGCTGGCCGCCCAATGCCATTTCCCACAATTTTACTGGCTCCATCGCGAAGGTCATGAAGAGGCTGCGGTCTGCGGTCAAACTCGGCTCTTCAATGATATGCAAGCGGCTGATCATTTTATTCAGCAGCATCGGGATGCGAGCGGATTACGTATTTGGGGCTTGAATGCCTTTGAACCGGTGATCGTTAACCAACCCGCTGATGGCGCGCCACTGGCGCAGGCCAGTTTCCTGTTTCTACCCCGCATTGAAATATTACGTCGGGGTGAGCAGACCTATTTAACGCTCAATTTGGCCAGCGACTTCTCCCTACAGCAAGATGCTCTGCACGCAATTAGCTTTATCGACCAACTGGTGGCTGCCAGGCCGTTGCCTGCACTTGATACTCAGGTGCAACATGCCCGCCATATGCCGGAATATCCGCAGTGGCGCCATCTTATTCAGCACGCGTTGGCTGAGATTGAGCAGCAGAAGATGGAGAAAGTGGTTCTGGCGCGTGCCACCCAACTGACGCTGGATAAGCCTCTCTCCAGTGGGGCATTTATGGCCGCCAGCCGGCAGGTCAATCACCACTGTTTCCACTTTATGCTGCGTTTTGATGCGCGGCGCGCATTTCTCGGCTCCAGCCCTGAGCGTCTCTATCTACGCCAGCAGTTGCATCTGGAGACTGAGGCTCTGGCGGGCACGGTATCCAGCGCAGAAACCCCCGAGCAAGCGGCAGAACTGGCCGATTGGCTGATGCATGATGAAAAGAATCAACGCGAGAACTTGTTGGTGGTGGATGATATCTGCCAGCGATTGCAGGGCGGGGTGGCAGCAGTTGATGTAATGCCACCGGAAATCATCCGCTTGCGTAAAGTGCAGCACTTGCGCCGCTGCATTCATGCTCAACTCACCCGCGCCAGCGATACCGATTGCCTGCAACGTCTACAACCGACGGCGGCCGTCGCCGGTTTGCCTCGCAATGTCGCGCGACAGTTTATTGCGCAATATGAACCTTTTTCCCGCGGCTGGTATGCCGGTTCGGCCGGCTATCTTTCGGCAAAACAGACTGAATTTAGTGTCGCCCTGCGTTCTGCCAGGGTAGAAGAACAGCAGGTCCATCTGTATGCCGGAGCCGGTATTGTGGCCGGCTCTGACCCGGAACAGGAATGGCAAGAAATTAACAATAAATCAGCCGGGCTACGCACCTTGCTGGAAAGTCAGCTGTAG